The genome window CGGCCAACAGCACCAGCGCCGGCCGCAGCCGCTTGCCCCCCAGTTGAAAACCGTGCTGCACCAACTCGTCGACGAACGGATAGTCGTTGCGTAGCTCTGCCCGCAACACCTCTTCGGCGGCGCGCAGGTCGTCGCGGATCGGGGCGTACACGGCATCGAGCCGCGGTCGCGAGGCGGCAACATCCGGGGTCGTCGAACTCATGGACTCATTTCCTTGTGGTCGCGCGGGCCACTTGCCCGCGTGTGGCTAGGTGCCTGCCTGCGCCGAGCGGCGATAGGTTCCGCTCCGCCCTCCCGATTTCTCTTCCAACCGCACGTCGGTGATCTCGATGGCGCGATCGACCGCCTTGCACATGTCGTAAATCGTGAGCGCTGCGACGCTGACCGCGGTGAGCGCTTCCATCTCCACCCCCGTGCGCGCGGTGACGCTCACGGTCGCCTCGACGCGCACCGTTCGCTCGTCGGGAAACGCATACTCGATGCGGACGCTGTCGAGCGGCAACGAGTGGCAGAGCGGGATCAACTCGGGCGTGCGTTTGGCGGCCATGATGCCGGCCAGCCGCGCCACCTCGCACACATCTCCCTTCGACAACTCACGGCGGCGAATCATTTCGAGCGTCGTCGGTTGCAGCCGCACGCAACCACTGGCCGTGGCCGTGCGGCGGGTGACGGGCTTCTCACCCACGTCCACCATGCGGCTCGCACCGGCAGCGTCGAAATGACTCAATTCATCCATAGGTACAAACTCGGACCGATCGTAGCGCATCACTTATCGCAGGAGGGGGGGCGCCCCGCGTCACAGCAACCGCAATCGGGAGATTGGAGACAACACTCAACCGCTTGCGGAACAGAGATTTCCGACCATGCGGCGCGCTGGGGTCAATTCTATTGGCCGCCCGACTACCGTCCAGGGGGTAACTCTCACTCTGGTATCGAGTTGGGTGGCATCGCCTGGCGGTTTTATGGCCGCGGCGGCGCGGGAATTTCGTTCGACGGCGCGGGATTCAATTCGTAGAGTCGAGTGAGCCAAACCCCCTGGCAGCTCGTTTCGGCACGGACACGCGCCCCGCGGAGCAGCTTCTCGACCGCGGGCAGATCGGCCTGACGCCGGTAGACGAGCGCGTACCGGCTCGCGTTCGGCCCGGGAGTTCGAGTGGCGTCCCAGCCGACCAGGCTCCCGCCGGCGGCGACGAAGCCGGGCGAAGAGGCCTCGACCGAAGCGGCCTGAAACGGCGCCAGGTGGGGAGCGTAAAAGATCGGCGTGCCGGCGGACTCGGCGGCGGCCAGCTCGAGCATCTCTTCCGTCACCGAATCGCCCCAGTAGGTCGTCTCGAAACCCAGGCGACTTGCGCCAGGCAATCCGTCCACCAGCGCGTTGTAGTAGCTGAGTTGCACCGGATGATACATCGCCAAGCCCACGGCCTGCGCGGCCAACAGCAATGTCAGCGCACCACCCCGCACCGCGACGGGCCACAAGGCGAACCGCGAATGCTCGAAGAGCCACTGCGCGCCAACGCCCACGGCCACGGACCAGAGCGGCACCGCCACCAGGAACAGACGGATACCGTCGTAGACGGGCGTTCCCGGCACGCTGAAAACACCCAGGATGAACAGGAATGCCGCGGCCACGAGCGATAGCAACGGATCGCGCCACCAGCGGCGTCCGCCTCCCCACAACCCGGCGAGCCCCAACAAAAGAAAACCCACCGGCAACGTCACGGCGAACATCAGCCACGGATAGTGCCAGGGGGCGTCGACGTCACGCCAGACTTGCCCCAGGTAGTAGACGTGCAAGGCCTGCCGCTGTGTCGAGGAGGAGACGTAGGAGAAAATCCGCTCGACCGGCGCGTACCATAGCCAGGGCCAGAGCACGAAGAAGGTCACACCACCGACGGCTCCCCAGATCAGAATCGGCAGCCAGGCCCGACGGCGCAGGCGCCAGACGAGCCACGCGATGCCGATGGGGCCCAGCAGCAGCCCCTGGAACTTGGTCGCTAGCGCCAGCCCCCAGACGAAGCCCGCCAACACGATGTTCCGCGGCCGAGCCCCCGCCTCGACCGCTTTGGCCAAGGCAACGATCGCGGCGAACTGCGTCAGCGCGGTGATGGTATCGAGCGTGGCGAAGTGGGCATCGGCAAAGGCCCGGGGCGAAAGCGCCACGGCGACCGCCGCCACCGTGCCCCCCAGCTCGCCCGTCACCTGCAGCGAGGTCCAGCCCGCGAGAAACACCAGGCAGCCGAAGGCCAGCGCGGGAGCGAAACGGCCGGCGATCACGGCCACCGCAAACGGTTCATCGGGAACGTCGTCGAACAGATGGTGCGTCCATCCCAGCACCCAGCGCCCCAGCGGGGGATGGGGCGTCATCCAACCGTAGTTCTGCTCGACGTGCGCCGCGCGAAAAAAGTCGAGCCCCTGGAGTTGCAGAGCGCGCACGAGCGACTTGCCCGCCTGGACGTCGTAGAACTCGTCGCAGGTGATACCGGGGTCGCCGAGCGTCAGCAGCACCCCTAGCGTGGCCACCAGCGCCACGACCAGCGGACCCAACCAGCGGGGTCGCCACCTGGTGTGGACGGTAGATGAGGGCCTGCGAGCGTCAACTGCGGTCATCGAAACACGCGCCGTGCTGGAACGAGCGGGCAGCCGAGTCGCCGGCCCCCGAATCTAGCATCGTAACCAGGACGCCTGCCGCCGGGCAGTCGGCCCCCCGCGCAAGGACGCCCCACGTTTGGAGCAACCTTTGGCACTGACGCGGTCGATTCGGCCAGGTCGCCGGCCACGTCTCGCACTCGCGTGCTCGCACAAAATGAAAAAAGCCGCCGCGGGGGTCAGCCGCGACGGCTTGGATATTCGATCGGCGAGTTGGGGAGCTGCAAGGAGAGTCTTGCGGGCGCACGTTCCGCTTAGACGAGCTCTTTGCGGGCACCGATCAGCGTTCGGAGACGCTCGGCCAACAAGGCGGCGTCGAACGGCTTCTTGAAAGTCTCGTTGATGCTCGAGCGATCGAAGCTGTGCGTCTCGCCGTCGTCCGGCAGCAGAGCGATCAAGATCGTCTCGGCATACTCGTTGTTGCGACGCAGGTTCTGGCAGATCTGCAACGACTCGGTGCGGCCGATCGAGAAGTCGACGATGATGCAATCCGGGTGCAGGCTCTCGGCCTGGATGCCGGCTTCGAAGCCGCTGGCGGCAGTCGCGACCTTGAACGAACGCTCGGCGGGGAGCGCACGCTTCAGGTTTTCGATCAGGACCTGGTCCTGCGCCACGATCAGCACCTTGGCCATTGCCTCGTCTTCGAGGTCGCCCAAGGGCATGCCGTGCTCTTTGAGGAAGCGAATCAAATACTCACGCGGAATCCGGCGGTCTTGTGAACCGGGGATGCGGTAACCCTTCAAGCGACCCGAGTCAAACCATTTGCTGACCGTGCGCGGGGCCACCTTACAGATCTTAGCGACCTGACCAGTAGTGAAAACCTTCATTGCAGGCTCTCCAAATAACGTGCGCTTGATTTCTGGAATGCGTCCCGCGCTTTTGCCGCGGAACCAGCTCATCCCTTGCTTGCGGGTTTGGTGGCCGTGTCTCGCTCCTTCATCGCCGGCTGGGGTTCAGCCGGCCGGCCGCAAGCATCTGGGCCGGGACAAGCTCTTCTTGCTCTCTGTTCTTTCTGCGGTGGCTCTGGCTCAGCTCCCTCTGGACCGCGCCGTACTGCTAGCATCGGCAAGCAGGTTATGCGGAAGTCAGCGAAAATCCGTAAAATAGAGAGACTGCGTTTTGAGCCTCTCTCGATCCGGATCGTTCCTGAAGTGCGGCACAACCGCTCGACGACGAGCGGTGGACGCAGGGGTAGAACGCCGCTCCTAAAGCCTCATCGGCAAAAGGATGGCCAAGGCATGACCGTTTGGGCAGGTTCCCCCCTGCAACCTGCCCGAGTGCTCGCGATCTGGCGAACCAGACGCGTCACGAAGGCAGGTCTTCCGTCAGTTAGTTTCGAGTCTTCGTGGGGCAACTCTTTAGAAAGATTCGCGTGTCGTAGGGGCGAGTCCGATCAAGTGACCCCTAACGGCCGTGGCAAAGTTGACGCTGGCGAGGAATCTGCGCGTCAAAGCCTTGGCGGCCTTCGGGTTGACGAGGGCACCCAGCGAGACTTTGACGGCCGTAGCGTTCGCGACCGTGGCCGCAAAATCTTCCAAGTTCGCCACGCTTGCGACGAAATGGAACGGTGAAATCGAACGATGGAGTCGTGCCGCGGGCACGGAATGTGCGCCCTAAAGGGATTAACGGGGAACCCGTCGGCGACTTGTCGCCCGTCGCGCGCACGGATCACGCCACGAAAAAGATGTCGCCGCGCCGAATAAAAATCTTCGCCGCGACTCGGTAGCAGCGTTCGCGGCTAGGCCGCTTGCGTCTCGTCGTGGTCGGCGGGGGGGGAATCTTCCGCACTGGCACCACGCGGTCGGAAACGAATCTCGCCGTTGTCGCTGACATCTTCGAACCGGACCGAAACCCGTTTCGAGACTCCCGTCTCCTGCATCGTCACGCCGTAAAGCGTGGTGGCACAGGTCATCGTCTTCTTCGAGTGGGTAACGATGATGAACTGGGTCCAGGCCAGGAACTCTTTCAATACGCCGATGAATCGCTCGATGTTCGCTTCGTCGAGCGCGGCGTCGACTTCGTCCAGCACGCAGAAGGGACTGGGCCGACTGCGGAAGATGGCCAAGAGCAGCGCGACGCAGGTCATCGTCTTTTCGCCACCGCTCAGCAGCGAGATGCTGCGCGGCTCCTTGCCCGGCGGCCGCGCGACGATCTCCACCCCGCTATCGAGGATGTCGACGTCCTGCTCGAGCACGATGTCGGCATGCCCCCCCCCGAACAGCTTGCGGAACAACACCTGGAAGTGTCCGCGGACGGTTTCCAGGGTGGTGGCAAACAGCTTGCGGCTGTCGGCGTTGATTTTGACGATGATCTGTTCGAGCGACGCCTTGGCCGAGGCGAGATCGTCGTACTGCGACTTGAGGTTCGTGAAACGGGTCTCGAGCTCGGTCACTTCGTCGAGCGCCTCGAGATTCACGCTGCCGATGTTCTGCAGCTTGCGGCGCAGCTCGGCGATCTCTTGATCGATCTGCGCCCGTTCCCGCTGCTCTTCCTCGGAGGGGGTGTGCTGCAACTCGGCCAGCTCGATGCCGTAGTCGTCGCGCAGCCGCGAGGCCAGCGTATCGCGCTGCATGCGCAGCTCGTTGGCGGCGAGATCCTCGGCGTGCAGCTTGTCTTGCACGACGCGGGCCTGCGCACGCTGTTCCTGCGCCACCTGAGTGTGCTGCGTGCGTTCGTCGCGCAACTGCTCGCGGCGGGCTATCAGCAGCACGATTTCGCCCCCCCAGCGTTCCTTCTGCAGGTAGAGCTCGGCCACGTGCGATTCGGTCCGCAGGATCGACTGCTGGGCCTGCGCCGCACGCGCGCCGCAGTCGGCAAGCTGCGCCCGATTCTCTTCCAGCGAACGCTGTCGCTCCAGTTGATCCTGGCGATAGCGCTCCATCTGCACGCGCAGGCTGGCGAGCCGCTCTTCGCTCTTGGCCAACTGCACCTTGACCGAGGTGGCTTCCCGGCTGCGAGCGAGGCGATCCTCGTCCAGCTCGTCGATCTCGCGCGAGGCCTCGGCGATCAATACCTCGAGCTCGGACAACAACTGCTCGTTGGCGATCAGCTCGCGGCTGCCGCGTTCGTAGGCCTGCGTGCTGCTGGAGAGTAGCGTTTCTGCGTCGGCTAGCTCCTGGGCCAACTGGGTAGCTTGCTCATCGTGCCGGGCAAGTTGCGCCTCGGCCGCCTGGCTGGCAACTCGGCCCTCGGACAGCTTGTCGAGCGCCTCCTGGTGGGCCGTGATCAGGCTCGTCGAACGTTGTTCCCACTCGGTCACCTCCGACTCGAGCAGGTTCACGCCGATCGACAGCTCGCCGATGTGTACCTCGGCGTCGGCAATCTGCTGCCGCAGGGCGCGCAGCTCGCTGCGCCGCGAGATGATGCCGGTCCCCCCCTGACTGCGGCCGACGAGCAGGCGACCATCGGTCGTCGCGACCTCGCCCGCCCGCGTCACGAAGGTCACGTTTCGTCCCGGCGCCTCGCCGGCGAGTTCCAGCGCGATGGCGAGCGATTCGACGAACCACGTCTCGCCGAGCAACTGCTGGGCCAGGGTGGCGAAATCGGGAGCGGCTTCGACCAGGCGATCGGCCCGCCCCAAGACGCCGGAACGCCCGGTGAAGTCGAGATCCGACGACGTCGCGCGATCCCCCGAGTCGTCCAAACGCAAGACACCGACGGGACCAGCCAGTTGCCGAGACCAATTCGCCAGTTCGGCCAACCAGGCAGGGTCGTTGGACGCGATGAAGTATTGTGCCACTGCTCCGAGCGCGGCATCGACGAGCGGCGCCATTTCGACCCCTGCCTGCAGGCGGTCGGCGACGAGCCCGCGCGTCTGCTTCCAGAAGCTCTCGGCGTCGCCATGCACCTGATCGAGCACCTGCTTCACGCCGGCGCCGAGCCCTTCCTGTCGCAACTCGAGTTCTTCGAGGAGCGTGGCACGCTCGTGGGCAGCCGTGCGGCGCTGTTGCGCCTGGTGCAACTCGCCGATACGGGCGCCGAGCTTGGCGCGGCGTTCGGCCAATCCCGCTTGAGCCTGCACGAGCTCGCGCTGGCGTGCGTGGACCGCCTCGCTGGCAGCTTGCTGCTGCCCGCGCGCCGCGTCGACCGCTTGCGACAAGGCGGC of Pirellulales bacterium contains these proteins:
- the moaC gene encoding cyclic pyranopterin monophosphate synthase MoaC translates to MDELSHFDAAGASRMVDVGEKPVTRRTATASGCVRLQPTTLEMIRRRELSKGDVCEVARLAGIMAAKRTPELIPLCHSLPLDSVRIEYAFPDERTVRVEATVSVTARTGVEMEALTAVSVAALTIYDMCKAVDRAIEITDVRLEEKSGGRSGTYRRSAQAGT
- a CDS encoding glycosyltransferase family 39 protein; translated protein: MGPLVVALVATLGVLLTLGDPGITCDEFYDVQAGKSLVRALQLQGLDFFRAAHVEQNYGWMTPHPPLGRWVLGWTHHLFDDVPDEPFAVAVIAGRFAPALAFGCLVFLAGWTSLQVTGELGGTVAAVAVALSPRAFADAHFATLDTITALTQFAAIVALAKAVEAGARPRNIVLAGFVWGLALATKFQGLLLGPIGIAWLVWRLRRRAWLPILIWGAVGGVTFFVLWPWLWYAPVERIFSYVSSSTQRQALHVYYLGQVWRDVDAPWHYPWLMFAVTLPVGFLLLGLAGLWGGGRRWWRDPLLSLVAAAFLFILGVFSVPGTPVYDGIRLFLVAVPLWSVAVGVGAQWLFEHSRFALWPVAVRGGALTLLLAAQAVGLAMYHPVQLSYYNALVDGLPGASRLGFETTYWGDSVTEEMLELAAAESAGTPIFYAPHLAPFQAASVEASSPGFVAAGGSLVGWDATRTPGPNASRYALVYRRQADLPAVEKLLRGARVRAETSCQGVWLTRLYELNPAPSNEIPAPPRP
- a CDS encoding response regulator, which encodes MKVFTTGQVAKICKVAPRTVSKWFDSGRLKGYRIPGSQDRRIPREYLIRFLKEHGMPLGDLEDEAMAKVLIVAQDQVLIENLKRALPAERSFKVATAASGFEAGIQAESLHPDCIIVDFSIGRTESLQICQNLRRNNEYAETILIALLPDDGETHSFDRSSINETFKKPFDAALLAERLRTLIGARKELV
- the smc gene encoding chromosome segregation protein SMC; its protein translation is MLKALELVGFKSFADKTRFEFPSGITTIVGPNGSGKSNVVDAIKWVLGEQSVKSLRGKEMADVIFNGSGSRPPLNCAETTLTFNNADRLLPIDTPEVHVTRRVYRNGEGEYLINRQPCRLRDIRDLFSGTGVATEAYSVIEQGKVDVMLQSSPRDRRAIFEEAAGVSRFKAKKIESMRRLERVEQNLLRLADIVAEVENRLRGVRNQAVKARRYKDYNDRLQSLRTQIGLADWRRLGEELDARLSTVRTLTEEATLLDASAETLEAQSLSHDVEISAIGEAIRAAEAQLAVCRERIATSESTIDHERGRLGDLEAQAERLRRHVATMSVRAGDVENQLVDASQQFAEADAEHQAIRRRVADDERLVAQLTAQLQELRSRNEIRRGSHMDAMRSAARWTSEIKSHESQATSAQVASERLTQRQAALSTERAALSQAVDAARGQQQAASEAVHARQRELVQAQAGLAERRAKLGARIGELHQAQQRRTAAHERATLLEELELRQEGLGAGVKQVLDQVHGDAESFWKQTRGLVADRLQAGVEMAPLVDAALGAVAQYFIASNDPAWLAELANWSRQLAGPVGVLRLDDSGDRATSSDLDFTGRSGVLGRADRLVEAAPDFATLAQQLLGETWFVESLAIALELAGEAPGRNVTFVTRAGEVATTDGRLLVGRSQGGTGIISRRSELRALRQQIADAEVHIGELSIGVNLLESEVTEWEQRSTSLITAHQEALDKLSEGRVASQAAEAQLARHDEQATQLAQELADAETLLSSSTQAYERGSRELIANEQLLSELEVLIAEASREIDELDEDRLARSREATSVKVQLAKSEERLASLRVQMERYRQDQLERQRSLEENRAQLADCGARAAQAQQSILRTESHVAELYLQKERWGGEIVLLIARREQLRDERTQHTQVAQEQRAQARVVQDKLHAEDLAANELRMQRDTLASRLRDDYGIELAELQHTPSEEEQRERAQIDQEIAELRRKLQNIGSVNLEALDEVTELETRFTNLKSQYDDLASAKASLEQIIVKINADSRKLFATTLETVRGHFQVLFRKLFGGGHADIVLEQDVDILDSGVEIVARPPGKEPRSISLLSGGEKTMTCVALLLAIFRSRPSPFCVLDEVDAALDEANIERFIGVLKEFLAWTQFIIVTHSKKTMTCATTLYGVTMQETGVSKRVSVRFEDVSDNGEIRFRPRGASAEDSPPADHDETQAA